GTCTACTTGCGTAAATTCTGCGTGTTGGATTGCCTGTACAGAATCCTTATAAAAGCGCGTTTGTCCGTTATCTTCGGTGGCGTTGGCCTGCCCAAACCCGAGTACTGCGGCAATAAGTAAAAATGCAAATATTCGTTGAATCATATTTTCTCCACAAATAAATTACCATTTTTTTGATTGCCGAGTGGCTCTTGGTGTCTTTTTTTTACAAAAAAAAGCCTAGCTTGCGTGTGCAAACTAGGCTGAAATTTTTGGAAGTGTTGTTTACTTTTCGCACTTCTTAAAGAAGCAGCTGCGAGCGCCTGTGTGGCAAGCGACTTGCGGGCCCTGCATACGCACCTTGAACAGCAGTGCGTCGGAATCGCAGTCGGCGGCCCATTCGACGACCGTCATCACGTTTCCGCTGGTGTCACCTTTGTGCCAGTATTCCTTGCGGCTGCGGCTCCAGAAAACCATTTCGCCACATTCGTGCGTGCGGCGGAGCGCTTCTTCGTTCATCCATGCCATCATCAGCACGTCGCCCTTGTCGGCGTCTTGAACGATTGCCGGCGCGAGTTTTACTCCACCGAATTCCACTTCGAATTTTACTTCTTTGATTAAGTCTTCAAACTTCATCTTTCGTCTCTCGTCTGTAGGCGCAAAGCGCCGTTCTTTCGTCTAATTATCCGCGAACCTGTCCATTGCCACGGAGAATCCACTTGTAGCTGCAGAGGCTTTCGACGCCCATCGGGCCGCGGGCATGGAGCTTGTCCGTAGAAATGCCCACTTCAGCACCGAGACCGTATTCGCCACCGTCTGCAAAGCGTGTGCTGGCATTCACCATGACGCTGCTGCTATCGACATTTGCGACAAAGTAGTCCTGAACGCTTGCATCTTCTGCAACAACGGCTTCCGTGTGGCGGCTGCTGTTCTTTTCGATGTGATCGCAGGCTTCTTCGACGTTGTCCACGAACTTGACGCTAGCCTTGAGGGCGAGGTATTCGTGATGGTAGTTGCTGTCATCGCCGATGTCCTTGATGCGGCTGTCGTGCGATTGGGCGTCCTTGTTGCCAAAGAGTTCTACGCCACGGTCGGCGAGGCAATCAATGAGCTTCTTGACGTTTGCTGCGTCAATGTGGCGGTCGATAATCACGCATTCCATGGCGTTGCACACGCCCGTGCGCTGCGTCTTGGCGTTGATGAGAATGTTCACGGCCTTTTCCATGTCGGCGGATTTGTCCACGTACACATGGCAGATGCCGTTGAAGTGCTTGATGACAGGAATCTTGCTCTGTTCCACGACGGCGCGGATCAAACGTTCACCACCGCGAGGAATCACGAGGTCGAGGCAATCGTTGCGCTGCAAGAGCATGCCCACGAGATCATGGCTCGTTTCGGTCACGAGCTGCACAGCGTCCTTGTCAACGCCGTTTTCTTCAAGAGCCTGGTGGAAAATCCCGGCGAGGCACTTTGCGGAGTTTAGCGATTCCTTGCCGCCGCGGAGAATTACGGCATTGCCTGCCTTGAAGCAAAGGCAAGCTCCGTCAATCGTCACATTCGGGCGGCTTTCAAAAATAAAGAACACAGAACCTATCGGCACAGCGACACGGCTAATCTTGATGCCGTTCTTGAGTTCACGAGATTCAAGAACGCGGCCGAGCGGGTCGGTAAATGCAGCGATTTCTTCGGCACCCTTGGCCATCGATTCGATGCGGGCATCGTTTAAAGTCAGGCGATCCATCTTGGAATCGTCGAGCTTGCCGGCGGCAGCTTCGAGGTCAAGCTTGTTAGCGGCGAGGATTTCCGGCTTCTTTGCACGGAGGATTTCTGCAACACGTGCGAGCACGGCTGCGCGCTTTTCAGCGCTCAATGTACGGATTTTCTTGCTCGCGTTCTTTGCATTGTTGGCGAGCTCGTCAGAGTATTTTTCCAAATTAACGTTATTCTGTGTCATAAGAGCAAATATAGAAATTTAATATGTATTGCACTGGATCCTTCGGGCTGTCGCCCTCAGGATGACGGTTTGCGTGCTTTGTCATGCCCGCCAGAGCCTGTGCTGAGCGAAGTCGAAGTAAGCGGGCACCTCCTTTTTAACGAAAAAGTCCCGCACCAGGGCGGGACTCTTGTAATTACTAATTATACGCTTCGGCCCTTCGGCTGAGCTCAGGGACCTGGACCTTAATAAGGTTGGTGAGCCTGCCGAACCAATTACAGCAAGTTCACGATTGCCGTGAACAGAGCATCCGAAAGGGCGTTCGTTTCCAAGCCTTCAATCACGCTGAACTGATTGAACATGATCTGTCCCTTGCCAAACGGCACGAGCTGCAGGTCCACACCCGTCTTGATTTCGCCATCCTTGAGCGTCACGGAACGTGCATAAACCTTAGCGCCAGCGAGCTCGTTCAACGAAATGCCCGGCATAGCCGATGCGGAGTTGTGGTCGAGAACGCCGTTGCCTCCGAACACAGCGAGGAGCGGAGAATCCTTCGGCAAGTAATGCAAGCTGAATTCGTTTGCACCCGTTGTCCAGTGTGCTTCAATCTTGCTTTCAAAGTTGTGGCTCTGGTTCAAGAGGTCGATATCTTCAGTCGTCATATCGGAGAGCAACAAAGTCTTGCCGCCGTTCTTCGTGACATCGATAATCTTTTCCAAGATTTCATCCGGCCAAGAACTCAAGTTTGCTGTGAAGATAATTTGTTCGGAACCGTCGAGCGCGGCGAGCACATCGCTAGATTCGTCGTAGTTATCGAGGAAGCAAACCTTGCTCATGGCGTCCTTCACGTCGGCCTGTTCGATTACGATCAAGTCTTCGTAGCTGGAATGGATTTCCTTGCCGCAATCCTTGAGCGTGAGCTTAATCTTGTACATGCCGGTAGCGCGC
The DNA window shown above is from Fibrobacter sp. UWB16 and carries:
- the hisI gene encoding phosphoribosyl-AMP cyclohydrolase → MKFEDLIKEVKFEVEFGGVKLAPAIVQDADKGDVLMMAWMNEEALRRTHECGEMVFWSRSRKEYWHKGDTSGNVMTVVEWAADCDSDALLFKVRMQGPQVACHTGARSCFFKKCEK
- a CDS encoding glutamate-5-semialdehyde dehydrogenase encodes the protein MTQNNVNLEKYSDELANNAKNASKKIRTLSAEKRAAVLARVAEILRAKKPEILAANKLDLEAAAGKLDDSKMDRLTLNDARIESMAKGAEEIAAFTDPLGRVLESRELKNGIKISRVAVPIGSVFFIFESRPNVTIDGACLCFKAGNAVILRGGKESLNSAKCLAGIFHQALEENGVDKDAVQLVTETSHDLVGMLLQRNDCLDLVIPRGGERLIRAVVEQSKIPVIKHFNGICHVYVDKSADMEKAVNILINAKTQRTGVCNAMECVIIDRHIDAANVKKLIDCLADRGVELFGNKDAQSHDSRIKDIGDDSNYHHEYLALKASVKFVDNVEEACDHIEKNSSRHTEAVVAEDASVQDYFVANVDSSSVMVNASTRFADGGEYGLGAEVGISTDKLHARGPMGVESLCSYKWILRGNGQVRG